From a single Planctellipticum variicoloris genomic region:
- a CDS encoding ABC transporter ATP-binding protein → MTALLAPAADVDAPEQSVGVACRGLVKEFGDGDSRIRVLHEIDVDVLTGELTLLVGPSGCGKTTLISIVAGLLYPTEGEVELFGTPQTALKGRRLVDFRARNVGFVFQQYNLLPALTATENVAVPLLIQGCTRREAFPRASRVLESVGLGDRTHSYPSQLSGGQQQRVAIARALVHEPRLLVCDEPTAALDAHSGQTVMELLRKVAVQPDRAVIVVTHDARVYAYGDRIIEMADGRITSVRSRADFESGPHHE, encoded by the coding sequence ATGACAGCTTTGCTTGCACCCGCCGCCGACGTCGACGCGCCGGAACAATCCGTCGGCGTCGCCTGCCGGGGGCTGGTGAAAGAATTCGGCGACGGCGATTCGCGGATCCGGGTGCTGCACGAGATCGACGTCGATGTGCTGACCGGCGAGCTGACGCTGCTGGTCGGCCCCAGCGGTTGCGGCAAGACGACGCTGATTTCGATCGTCGCCGGATTGCTGTACCCCACGGAGGGGGAAGTCGAGCTGTTCGGGACGCCGCAGACGGCGCTCAAGGGCCGGCGGCTCGTCGACTTCCGCGCGCGGAACGTGGGATTCGTGTTTCAGCAGTACAATCTGCTGCCGGCTCTGACGGCGACGGAGAATGTCGCCGTGCCGCTGCTGATCCAGGGCTGCACGCGCCGGGAGGCGTTTCCCCGCGCCAGCCGGGTGCTCGAATCGGTCGGGCTGGGAGACCGGACCCATTCCTATCCCTCGCAGCTTTCCGGGGGCCAGCAGCAGCGCGTCGCCATCGCGCGGGCGCTGGTCCACGAGCCACGCCTGCTGGTCTGCGACGAACCGACCGCCGCTCTGGATGCGCATTCCGGACAGACGGTCATGGAACTGTTGCGGAAGGTCGCCGTGCAGCCGGACCGGGCGGTCATCGTGGTCACGCACGATGCGCGGGTCTACGCGTACGGCGATCGGATCATCGAGATGGCCGACGGTCGCATCACGTCGGTCCGCTCCCGCGCCGATTTCGAATCGGGTCCGCACCATGAATGA
- a CDS encoding ABC transporter permease has translation MNWVAWKMLNGDPAKYLGTVFGVAFGVLLISQQCSIFVGIILRTANPTAEIREPDVWVMDPFVPNADEIKPLSDSDVYRVRGIPGIDWAVRLYKGLARAKVESGRFRQVILVGVDDQSLVGAPRKMVHGNLEDLRRPDAIVMDKEGYRMLWPGEDFRPGRTLEMNDRRAVVVGLCDAAAPFQSFPVVYTRYSQAIRFVASERQQLSFVVAGVQPGLSVPDVVRTINDTTDLRALGRSEFLWLNIKYYLENTGIPVNFGITITLGFIVGTAIAGQTFYLFTIENLKQFGALKAMGVNNGRLIGMILLQALIVGVLGYSIGIGLTALFFEVTSKALPDLRGLHLPLDIALGTGVAVGLIIVLASILSLRKVLSLEPAVVFR, from the coding sequence ATGAACTGGGTCGCCTGGAAGATGCTCAACGGCGACCCGGCGAAGTACCTGGGGACCGTGTTTGGCGTCGCCTTTGGCGTGCTGCTGATTTCGCAGCAGTGTTCGATCTTTGTCGGGATCATTCTGCGGACCGCGAACCCGACCGCCGAAATTCGCGAGCCCGACGTGTGGGTCATGGATCCGTTCGTCCCCAATGCCGATGAGATCAAGCCTCTCAGCGACAGCGACGTCTATCGCGTCCGCGGGATTCCCGGCATCGACTGGGCCGTCCGCCTCTACAAAGGGCTGGCCCGGGCCAAGGTGGAATCGGGCCGGTTCCGTCAGGTGATCCTGGTCGGCGTCGACGACCAGTCCCTCGTCGGCGCGCCGCGGAAGATGGTGCACGGCAATCTGGAGGACCTGCGGCGGCCGGATGCGATTGTGATGGACAAAGAGGGCTACCGGATGCTCTGGCCGGGGGAGGACTTCCGCCCCGGTCGGACGCTGGAAATGAACGACAGGCGGGCGGTGGTCGTCGGCCTGTGCGACGCGGCTGCCCCGTTCCAGTCATTCCCGGTGGTTTACACCCGTTATTCGCAGGCGATCCGCTTCGTGGCAAGCGAGCGGCAGCAGTTGTCGTTTGTGGTGGCCGGCGTTCAGCCGGGGCTCTCCGTTCCCGATGTCGTTCGAACGATCAACGATACGACCGATTTGCGGGCGCTCGGCCGGAGCGAGTTTCTCTGGCTCAACATCAAATACTACCTGGAGAACACCGGCATTCCGGTCAATTTCGGCATCACGATCACGCTGGGGTTTATTGTCGGCACCGCAATTGCGGGTCAGACGTTTTACCTCTTCACGATCGAGAATCTGAAGCAGTTTGGGGCGCTCAAGGCGATGGGCGTCAACAATGGGCGGCTGATCGGCATGATTCTGCTGCAGGCCCTGATTGTGGGAGTTCTGGGGTATTCGATCGGCATCGGTCTGACGGCGCTGTTCTTCGAGGTGACGAGCAAGGCCTTGCCCGATCTGCGCGGACTGCATCTCCCGCTCGACATCGCCCTGGGGACCGGCGTCGCGGTCGGGCTGATTATTGTCCTGGCCAGCATCCTGAGCCTGCGTAAAGTTCTCTCGCTCGAACCGGCAGTGGTCTTCCGCTAG
- a CDS encoding penicillin-binding protein activator LpoB, translating to MERRQFLVSVWQCAAAVGLAGATGCRGTQHAKVMSADAPDLVGSHAAGAETWEPLIQGSVSQLLGRQMNEIAQVQPAGHLDGNLPRKKICFVGVENKSAEEIGDFKEQIYQKIDTCISQSEMFDVIHKRYVEAGLRQCQLRPDDLFIPGNRRMFSAAMEQLNQPFDYLMYATVTSGTTPDNKTTQRNYTLTLELIDMDSGRSEKESAELRKLYSKNRVGLRKA from the coding sequence ATGGAGCGGCGGCAGTTTTTGGTTTCAGTCTGGCAGTGCGCGGCGGCGGTCGGGCTGGCGGGAGCGACGGGCTGTCGCGGAACGCAACACGCCAAAGTCATGAGCGCCGACGCCCCCGATCTGGTCGGCAGCCACGCCGCCGGCGCCGAGACCTGGGAGCCGCTGATTCAGGGCTCGGTCAGCCAGTTGCTCGGGCGCCAGATGAACGAGATCGCCCAGGTGCAGCCCGCCGGGCACCTCGATGGAAATCTGCCGCGTAAAAAGATCTGCTTCGTGGGCGTGGAGAATAAAAGCGCCGAAGAAATCGGCGACTTCAAAGAGCAGATCTACCAGAAAATCGACACATGCATCTCGCAGTCCGAAATGTTCGACGTCATCCATAAGCGGTACGTGGAAGCCGGCTTGCGGCAGTGCCAGCTCCGGCCCGACGATCTGTTCATTCCCGGCAACCGCCGGATGTTCTCCGCCGCCATGGAACAGCTCAATCAGCCGTTCGACTATCTGATGTACGCCACGGTCACTTCGGGAACCACTCCCGACAACAAGACCACGCAGCGGAATTACACGCTCACGCTGGAACTGATCGACATGGACTCCGGTCGCAGTGAAAAAGAGTCCGCCGAACTGCGCAAGCTCTATTCCAAAAACAGGGTCGGTCTTCGCAAGGCGTAG
- a CDS encoding CerR family C-terminal domain-containing protein has translation MNDDTKQRLIDSAGEIFATQGFAAASIREICRQAGANVAAVHYHFGDKGQLYMACLEQAQSCQAADAADPAVLQELPARERLRVFIRGMLISKLASGRPRWHLELMLREMIRPTDACTAIVDRYIRPMAEVLWNIIAELRPDQARDRHFWLTGFSVVSQVIFYYIHQPIVSRLMGEEAFQQLTVDELSEHITAFSLAALDHPGPYITPRALTAEPAAVESTP, from the coding sequence ATGAACGATGACACCAAGCAACGCCTGATTGACTCGGCCGGGGAGATCTTTGCGACCCAGGGTTTCGCGGCCGCGAGCATCCGGGAGATCTGCCGGCAGGCGGGGGCCAATGTGGCTGCGGTGCATTATCATTTTGGCGACAAAGGCCAGCTTTACATGGCCTGTCTCGAACAGGCGCAGAGCTGCCAGGCGGCAGACGCCGCCGATCCGGCCGTTCTGCAGGAGCTCCCCGCCCGCGAACGTCTGAGAGTCTTCATCCGTGGCATGTTGATCAGCAAGCTGGCGTCGGGGCGTCCGCGCTGGCATCTCGAGCTGATGCTCCGCGAGATGATCCGCCCCACCGACGCCTGCACCGCCATTGTCGATCGGTACATCCGTCCGATGGCGGAGGTGCTCTGGAACATCATCGCCGAGCTGCGTCCGGACCAGGCTCGGGATCGTCACTTCTGGCTGACCGGCTTCAGCGTCGTGTCGCAGGTGATTTTCTACTACATCCACCAACCGATCGTGAGCCGGCTGATGGGAGAAGAAGCGTTCCAGCAGCTCACCGTCGACGAGCTGTCGGAGCATATAACGGCGTTCTCGCTGGCCGCGCTCGATCATCCCGGTCCGTATATCACGCCCAGGGCGCTGACGGCGGAGCCGGCGGCTGTGGAAAGCACACCATGA
- a CDS encoding HNH endonuclease, with amino-acid sequence MPRRDWTRDELLLAMNLYCQLPFGRLHKSNPDVIRLAGVIGRTPSSAAMKLVNLASLDPVHQERGVKGLSGASKGDRQIWGEFHDDWERLSAESEALREQRFAAVAGDSSAPPDDVDLPFAGETDATAVVRVRRAQRFFRRAVLTAYEARCCVTDIGLPDLLVASHIVPWSSSVEHRANPRNGLCLSQLHDAAFDRGLVTFDPEWRLVLSRELRDATTNETLNASFVPFEGRPLRLPERFRPESEFVSRHRQEMFRG; translated from the coding sequence ATGCCCCGCCGAGACTGGACCCGCGACGAGCTGCTGCTGGCGATGAATCTGTATTGCCAGCTTCCGTTCGGGCGGCTCCACAAGTCCAATCCCGATGTCATCCGGCTGGCCGGGGTCATCGGGCGGACGCCGTCGAGTGCTGCGATGAAATTGGTCAACCTGGCCTCGCTCGATCCCGTGCATCAGGAACGGGGCGTCAAAGGTCTCTCCGGGGCTTCAAAGGGAGATCGTCAGATCTGGGGGGAGTTTCACGACGATTGGGAACGACTCTCCGCCGAGAGCGAAGCCCTGCGCGAACAGCGGTTTGCAGCCGTTGCCGGCGATTCATCCGCGCCGCCCGACGATGTCGACCTTCCGTTCGCGGGGGAAACCGATGCGACTGCCGTCGTCCGCGTTCGCCGGGCTCAGCGGTTTTTCCGGCGGGCGGTCCTGACGGCCTATGAGGCGCGCTGCTGTGTGACGGATATCGGGCTCCCCGATCTGCTGGTGGCCAGTCACATTGTTCCGTGGAGTTCGTCGGTCGAGCATCGGGCCAATCCCCGGAACGGCCTCTGTCTGTCTCAGCTGCACGATGCGGCGTTCGATCGCGGGCTGGTGACGTTCGATCCGGAATGGCGGCTGGTGCTTTCGCGCGAACTCCGCGACGCGACAACGAATGAAACGCTCAATGCGTCGTTTGTTCCGTTTGAAGGCCGGCCCTTGCGGCTTCCCGAACGGTTTCGTCCGGAAAGCGAATTCGTCAGCAGGCATCGGCAGGAGATGTTTCGGGGGTGA
- a CDS encoding right-handed parallel beta-helix repeat-containing protein, whose product MSRNIARRLTCVALMVGMLSGSLGARDINVALTGDDAGPGTRAQPYRTLQRAQAEARASRRDKPAEAVTVWINPGDWPLAEPLLLTAEDSGAPEARVLYRAVPRAVVRLVGSRKDSSPDEPATPDPQALPLVHLQGASYLMLRGLTIEGGPGPGVLVEGGAENVIAGCRLRNLIGYGVILNGGSQHAVQSCDIERSGGGVWLSGGDAAAMPRRSAGHRVINNEIGPLIPRAGATVAGVNCGHPWRGVGPGQPVVGVHVAHNRIHDLPQAGILLGGWDNVFEYNEIFNVGSPGPDPGAGFLCRHSRHGSGGLTIRHNFVHHSRHAHGIDLEARCEALVAGNVVCQMELGAAFRYRPAGSPAESPSVDCTNNLAVDCGVGFQLPGESLSGLADNLAVRCAVACAAGPERFLAKSSSKQPLAFGKNLAYDTDPGFADLNRRDFRLTSDSPVLQQLPGFAAIPLERIGLSLDKYRTELPAAENLPRPTKP is encoded by the coding sequence ATGTCGCGGAATATCGCACGCCGGCTGACTTGCGTGGCGCTGATGGTCGGAATGTTGTCCGGTTCGCTCGGCGCCCGCGATATCAACGTCGCGCTGACTGGAGACGACGCGGGCCCGGGGACCCGGGCGCAGCCCTACCGGACACTGCAGCGAGCCCAGGCGGAAGCGCGGGCCTCCCGGCGGGACAAGCCGGCCGAGGCAGTCACGGTCTGGATCAATCCGGGGGATTGGCCGCTCGCTGAACCGCTCCTCCTGACGGCCGAGGACTCCGGCGCCCCCGAGGCGCGTGTGCTGTATCGGGCCGTGCCGCGGGCGGTCGTGCGACTGGTCGGCAGCCGCAAGGACTCCAGTCCCGACGAGCCGGCCACCCCCGATCCCCAGGCCCTCCCGCTGGTCCATCTGCAGGGCGCTTCGTACCTGATGCTGCGCGGCCTGACGATCGAAGGAGGCCCGGGGCCTGGCGTGCTCGTCGAGGGGGGGGCCGAAAACGTCATCGCCGGCTGCAGGCTTCGCAATCTCATCGGCTACGGCGTGATCCTCAACGGCGGATCTCAGCACGCTGTCCAGAGCTGCGACATCGAACGGTCCGGGGGCGGAGTCTGGTTGTCGGGAGGCGATGCCGCCGCAATGCCACGCCGCTCGGCCGGCCACCGGGTCATCAACAACGAGATCGGCCCACTGATTCCACGCGCGGGAGCGACCGTCGCCGGAGTCAATTGCGGTCATCCCTGGCGGGGAGTTGGCCCCGGGCAGCCCGTCGTCGGCGTGCATGTGGCCCACAATCGGATTCACGACCTTCCGCAGGCCGGGATTCTGCTCGGCGGCTGGGACAACGTCTTCGAGTACAACGAAATCTTCAACGTCGGAAGTCCCGGCCCCGATCCCGGCGCCGGATTCCTGTGCCGGCACTCCCGCCACGGCTCGGGAGGACTCACCATCCGCCACAATTTCGTGCATCACAGCCGCCACGCGCACGGAATTGATCTGGAAGCCCGGTGTGAGGCGCTCGTCGCCGGGAACGTGGTGTGCCAGATGGAACTGGGCGCAGCCTTCCGCTATCGCCCGGCCGGGTCGCCGGCGGAATCTCCTTCAGTCGATTGCACCAACAATCTGGCCGTCGACTGCGGGGTCGGTTTCCAGCTCCCAGGCGAATCGCTGTCGGGTCTGGCGGACAATCTCGCCGTCCGTTGCGCCGTCGCGTGCGCGGCCGGGCCGGAACGCTTTCTCGCGAAAAGTTCTTCTAAGCAACCTCTGGCATTTGGAAAAAACCTGGCTTACGATACCGACCCGGGGTTCGCCGATCTCAATCGCCGGGACTTCCGGCTCACTTCCGATTCACCCGTCCTTCAGCAACTCCCGGGGTTCGCAGCCATTCCGCTGGAGCGGATCGGGTTGTCGCTCGACAAATATCGCACCGAACTCCCCGCCGCAGAAAATCTCCCTCGGCCGACGAAACCGTAG
- a CDS encoding COG3014 family protein: protein MGRLLCGAALLVLSGCASHTNRLQPIREQFFAGQLDAARASIAEVSEKRKNEADVLALDQAMIELSAGRPREAEQILRRVRDRFDTLEQKDLKEELALYTTDDTARAYAGEDYERVLIRAFLAISNLMTDGGDAGAYALQLTEKQDQVIAAVTAKSEEFPDAVLAYKQVALGPYIRAALAEESPLTLDDAVRARTLVASWEPGFRDAESDLQRAKFEKPVAPGRGVVYVFALVGRGPIKEEVAEIPTQAALLVADRIVSAFTKRGLPPTIAPVKIPQVVTFYSPVDHIAVSHDGQPVGQTATIVDIGEMAREQQEARYPEIIGRAVARRVIKKGAVYAVKQGAQVNQELNLLMDVAGVAWEATEKADTRCWGLLPDRIQVLRVELPAGRQALTLQPAAARGPVGSTATVMVDVPDGRNAYVLANFPERRVVGQVLVSSRGLPPVE, encoded by the coding sequence TTGGGCAGACTCCTGTGCGGCGCAGCGCTGCTGGTGCTGAGCGGCTGCGCATCGCACACCAACCGTCTGCAGCCGATCCGCGAGCAGTTCTTTGCGGGCCAGCTCGACGCAGCCCGGGCCTCCATTGCCGAGGTTTCCGAGAAACGCAAGAACGAGGCGGATGTCCTGGCGCTCGACCAGGCGATGATCGAGCTGTCGGCAGGCCGGCCGCGCGAAGCGGAACAGATCCTCCGCCGCGTGCGCGATCGTTTTGACACACTGGAGCAGAAGGACCTCAAGGAGGAACTGGCCCTCTACACCACGGACGATACGGCCCGGGCGTATGCCGGCGAAGACTACGAACGCGTCCTGATCCGTGCCTTCCTGGCAATCTCCAACCTGATGACCGACGGCGGCGACGCCGGGGCGTATGCGCTCCAGCTCACCGAAAAGCAGGATCAGGTGATCGCGGCGGTGACGGCGAAGTCGGAGGAATTTCCCGACGCCGTGCTGGCCTACAAACAGGTGGCCTTAGGCCCCTACATTCGGGCGGCCCTGGCGGAAGAATCGCCTCTCACGCTCGACGACGCCGTGCGGGCGCGCACCCTCGTCGCCTCCTGGGAACCCGGCTTCCGCGATGCCGAAAGCGACCTCCAACGGGCCAAGTTCGAAAAACCGGTCGCACCCGGCCGCGGAGTCGTCTACGTCTTCGCTCTGGTCGGCCGCGGTCCCATCAAGGAAGAGGTCGCCGAGATCCCCACCCAGGCGGCCCTGCTGGTCGCGGATCGGATCGTCAGCGCCTTCACAAAGCGAGGCCTCCCGCCGACAATCGCGCCGGTGAAGATTCCTCAGGTCGTCACCTTCTACAGCCCGGTGGACCACATCGCCGTTTCGCACGACGGACAGCCGGTCGGCCAGACGGCCACCATCGTCGACATCGGCGAGATGGCCCGCGAGCAGCAGGAAGCCCGGTATCCGGAGATCATCGGCCGGGCAGTGGCCCGCCGGGTGATCAAGAAAGGGGCAGTCTACGCCGTCAAGCAGGGGGCGCAGGTCAACCAGGAATTGAACCTGCTGATGGACGTGGCCGGCGTCGCGTGGGAAGCCACGGAGAAGGCCGACACCCGCTGCTGGGGGCTGCTGCCGGACCGGATCCAGGTCCTTCGCGTCGAACTGCCGGCGGGGCGACAGGCGTTGACGTTGCAGCCTGCGGCGGCGCGCGGACCGGTCGGTTCGACGGCGACGGTGATGGTCGACGTCCCCGACGGCCGCAATGCCTACGTCCTGGCAAACTTCCCCGAGCGACGGGTCGTCGGCCAGGTCCTGGTGAGCAGCCGCGGTCTGCCGCCGGTCGAATAG